One window from the genome of Spirosoma rhododendri encodes:
- a CDS encoding nucleotidyltransferase domain-containing protein yields MDARINPAIEPIVREFKAALQAMYGDRLRDVVLYGSYARGDYDDESDIDLMIVLNDERVDTFAEIRRISPLETRLLLDYGLVVSPLPVPYSRYKDSSDPIYQEVRKDGMVL; encoded by the coding sequence ATGGACGCGAGGATCAACCCGGCTATCGAACCCATCGTGCGCGAATTCAAAGCGGCCCTACAGGCGATGTACGGTGACCGGCTGCGCGACGTAGTGCTGTACGGGTCATACGCGCGGGGCGACTACGACGACGAATCCGACATTGACCTGATGATCGTCCTGAACGACGAGCGGGTCGACACATTCGCTGAGATTCGGCGGATCAGTCCGTTGGAAACCCGCTTGTTGCTCGATTATGGGCTTGTTGTGTCGCCGTTGCCTGTACCATACAGTCGATACAAAGACTCATCTGACCCCATCTATCAGGAGGTCCGGAAAGACGGCATGGTGCTATGA
- a CDS encoding phosphonate degradation HD-domain oxygenase, with amino-acid sequence MPIAQIFAKSGQDEYYGEPVTQLEHALQCAQLAEQAGADDETVVAAFLHDIGHLLPVESAEGYMDGYGTVDHERLGADFLRQRGYSEKIAQLIEHHVNAKRYLVFKHPEYRVRLSEASTKTLLFQGGPMTADEAAQFEKNPYFREILQVRGWDERAKEIDLPTPGIEHYLALCERVRR; translated from the coding sequence ATGCCCATTGCCCAGATTTTCGCCAAGAGCGGACAGGACGAATACTACGGCGAACCCGTTACGCAGCTTGAGCACGCGCTGCAATGCGCCCAACTCGCTGAACAGGCCGGTGCCGACGATGAAACTGTTGTCGCGGCTTTCCTGCATGACATCGGGCACCTGCTTCCCGTTGAATCCGCCGAGGGGTATATGGATGGGTATGGTACCGTCGACCATGAACGGCTGGGAGCTGATTTCCTGCGGCAGCGGGGTTATTCGGAGAAGATCGCCCAGCTGATCGAGCATCACGTCAACGCCAAGCGGTATCTGGTGTTCAAGCATCCGGAGTACCGCGTCCGGCTATCGGAAGCGAGTACCAAAACGCTCCTGTTTCAGGGTGGACCGATGACCGCCGACGAAGCCGCGCAGTTTGAGAAAAATCCGTACTTCCGCGAGATTCTACAGGTACGCGGCTGGGACGAACGGGCAAAAGAAATCGATCTGCCTACGCCCGGTATCGAGCATTACCTGGCTCTGTGCGAGCGCGTTCGGCGATGA
- a CDS encoding (2Fe-2S)-binding protein: protein MAVFTLQINGRSYRTDVDPDTPLLWVLRDHLGLVGTKYGCGIAQCGACTVHFNGEATRSCGLPVSAIGKANITTIEGLSANGTHPVQKAWDTVDVAQCGYCQAGQIMTAAALLKRNPKPTTEEIDATMSGNICRCGTYHRIREAVQLAAATPATTKTKSKS from the coding sequence ATGGCAGTATTTACGCTGCAAATCAACGGCCGCAGCTACCGGACCGACGTTGATCCCGATACCCCGCTACTCTGGGTGCTCCGCGATCATCTGGGACTAGTCGGTACCAAATACGGCTGCGGCATCGCTCAGTGCGGAGCCTGTACGGTCCACTTCAATGGCGAAGCGACCCGCTCTTGCGGGCTTCCCGTATCGGCCATTGGTAAGGCCAATATCACCACGATCGAGGGCTTATCGGCCAACGGTACGCATCCTGTTCAGAAAGCCTGGGACACCGTCGACGTAGCGCAGTGTGGCTATTGTCAGGCCGGGCAAATCATGACGGCGGCTGCGTTGCTTAAACGTAATCCAAAGCCGACCACCGAGGAAATCGACGCGACCATGTCAGGGAATATCTGCCGTTGTGGTACGTATCACCGCATTCGGGAAGCCGTTCAACTCGCGGCTGCAACGCCCGCGACCACCAAAACCAAGAGCAAATCATGA
- a CDS encoding HEPN domain-containing protein: MKEELSLCLDRAESAIEDADFLLRDDRVLAVANRAYYAVFYCVSALLRSKNTYTKKHSAARSKFSGLFVKTKLFDVEASRIVGNCFAARQSADYDMQAYISEDEAALLLSDARHFYDLTLAYFREHPVE; the protein is encoded by the coding sequence ATGAAAGAAGAGTTGTCGCTATGCCTTGATCGTGCGGAATCAGCCATTGAAGATGCTGATTTTTTGTTGCGTGATGACCGTGTTTTAGCCGTGGCGAACCGGGCGTACTATGCCGTTTTTTATTGCGTGAGTGCTCTGCTGAGGTCTAAAAACACGTATACGAAAAAGCATTCAGCCGCTCGTAGCAAATTCAGTGGGTTGTTCGTCAAAACAAAGCTGTTCGACGTCGAAGCCAGTCGTATTGTCGGTAACTGTTTCGCGGCCCGGCAATCGGCTGATTACGATATGCAGGCTTACATAAGTGAGGATGAAGCTGCCCTGCTGCTCAGCGACGCCCGCCATTTCTACGACCTTACGCTGGCATATTTTCGGGAGCATCCGGTCGAGTAG
- a CDS encoding bifunctional YncE family protein/alkaline phosphatase family protein yields MKYSLLCCLFAFSLSALAQKTYTTLQVPSASRPGQNEFCLIDTSGKSVLPSGRYVTPAGQTIRITNDPFGLALAPNGAKAVTLHDGVMTLLNLTGPKPAATRVPDYAGKIPSPVRGGTFLGVAMAPDNRTAYLSNGDKGRVIVFDTETLRTTDTIDLNRDKGYTDSFTSDLLLNGNELLALDRANFRLVRIDLKTKKITASIPTGRQPFGLAISPDRKTVFVANVGLYSYPLVPGVTKANKDTMMLKFPAYGAHSKESREGVEIEGRKIPGLGDPLADEAMSVWLIDLASNKVTAKLKTGVQIGEMIEEAEVVGGSSPNSVVVGRRFAYVSNATNDNISIIDYKARKLAGIIPLKIDRNLDRYRGTTPFGLTLSNDEKTLYVALLAFNAVAVVDVPTRRVKGLIPTGWGPTRVALSPAGNGQPQKTLYVASARGYGAGPNGGAGFVKPPAGTYIGDIQLGTFQAIPVPDAPALAAYTRQVLNNTYRTVAVTDDPKNPLPPLPKVRKSPIKHIVYITKENRTYDEVLGQLQTGKGDSTLARFGTGVTLKTRISTTRGISGRTTDQPGDSIRVANADIMPNHIRMARQWAFSDNFYCDSDASIHGHHWMMGTIPNEWVEANAASEGRFDAFSKAPGRRFPKSSGGIDPEDYNEIGGLWESMERSKVSFYNFGQVNEFAGNYEEQYDTTFGTATPVVFPMPDAAFRHTSRNFAGYNTNIPDQFRMDQFEREFTAKWLGKNKQPLPQLITVMLPNDHGAGPRPTEGYPYLHSYMADNDLALGRMLHFLSRTPYWKDMLVIVTEDDPQGGVDHVDAHRSLLMLAGPYVKRGYVSHTHANFGSILKVIYNLLNVDYVNQYDATASLLQDFFIERRPGDKPDLRPYDAVLPDVRVFDPQEAMKPYKSHTFDWRKIQRGPEMDDRAEQRIEHYRQQGEQNP; encoded by the coding sequence ATGAAGTACTCTCTTCTTTGTTGCCTATTCGCGTTCTCGCTGTCGGCTTTGGCGCAGAAAACATACACGACCCTGCAAGTGCCGTCGGCGAGTAGACCGGGTCAGAATGAATTCTGCCTGATCGACACTAGCGGGAAATCGGTGTTGCCCAGCGGTCGGTACGTGACCCCGGCGGGGCAGACCATCCGCATCACCAACGACCCGTTTGGGCTGGCCCTCGCGCCCAACGGAGCCAAAGCTGTTACCCTGCACGACGGGGTGATGACGCTGCTGAACCTGACCGGTCCGAAGCCCGCAGCCACCCGCGTTCCCGATTATGCTGGTAAGATCCCGTCGCCCGTCAGGGGCGGTACGTTTCTGGGCGTCGCAATGGCCCCCGACAACCGCACCGCCTACCTCAGCAATGGCGACAAAGGCCGCGTCATCGTGTTCGACACCGAAACGCTGCGCACAACGGACACCATCGACCTCAACCGTGACAAGGGCTACACCGACAGCTTCACCTCCGACCTGCTGCTCAACGGCAACGAACTGCTGGCGCTGGACCGGGCCAACTTCCGGCTGGTCCGCATTGACCTGAAAACCAAGAAAATAACCGCTTCCATCCCGACAGGGCGGCAACCGTTCGGGCTGGCCATCAGCCCCGACCGGAAAACGGTGTTTGTTGCCAACGTCGGGTTGTATTCGTATCCGCTGGTGCCGGGCGTGACCAAAGCCAATAAGGATACGATGATGCTCAAATTTCCGGCCTACGGCGCGCACAGCAAAGAGTCGCGGGAGGGCGTGGAAATTGAGGGGCGCAAAATTCCGGGCCTAGGCGACCCCCTCGCCGACGAAGCGATGAGTGTGTGGCTGATCGATTTGGCGAGTAACAAGGTGACGGCCAAACTGAAAACGGGGGTGCAGATCGGTGAGATGATCGAGGAAGCCGAAGTGGTGGGCGGGTCGTCGCCGAACTCGGTGGTGGTGGGCCGTCGGTTCGCCTACGTGTCCAACGCGACCAACGACAACATCTCGATCATCGACTACAAAGCCCGTAAGCTAGCAGGTATCATTCCCCTCAAAATAGACCGCAATCTCGACCGCTACCGGGGCACAACCCCCTTCGGACTGACGCTGTCTAACGACGAAAAAACACTGTATGTGGCCCTGCTGGCGTTCAACGCCGTGGCCGTGGTCGATGTGCCGACCCGCCGGGTGAAGGGGCTGATTCCCACCGGCTGGGGGCCAACCCGCGTGGCTCTCTCGCCCGCTGGTAACGGCCAACCGCAGAAAACACTCTACGTCGCGTCGGCGCGGGGCTACGGTGCCGGTCCGAACGGCGGGGCTGGTTTCGTGAAGCCGCCCGCCGGAACCTACATCGGCGACATTCAGCTGGGTACGTTTCAGGCGATTCCGGTGCCCGACGCCCCGGCGCTGGCGGCCTACACCCGGCAGGTACTGAACAACACGTACCGAACCGTCGCGGTGACTGACGACCCGAAAAATCCGCTGCCTCCGCTACCCAAGGTGCGGAAAAGCCCGATCAAACACATCGTATACATCACCAAAGAAAACCGGACGTACGACGAAGTATTGGGGCAGCTTCAGACCGGCAAAGGCGATTCAACCCTGGCCCGATTCGGTACGGGTGTTACGCTGAAAACCAGAATCAGTACCACGCGGGGCATTAGTGGCCGTACCACCGATCAGCCCGGTGATTCGATCCGGGTGGCCAATGCCGACATCATGCCCAACCATATCCGTATGGCCCGGCAATGGGCGTTTTCTGATAATTTTTACTGCGATTCAGACGCCAGTATTCACGGGCACCACTGGATGATGGGCACCATTCCCAACGAATGGGTCGAAGCTAATGCCGCGTCTGAAGGGCGTTTCGATGCCTTTTCCAAAGCCCCCGGTCGGCGGTTCCCGAAGTCGTCGGGGGGCATAGACCCGGAGGATTACAACGAAATCGGCGGACTCTGGGAATCTATGGAGCGCAGCAAGGTGTCGTTCTACAACTTCGGACAGGTCAACGAATTCGCCGGGAATTACGAGGAGCAGTACGACACCACGTTCGGTACGGCGACCCCCGTCGTGTTTCCGATGCCCGATGCCGCTTTTCGCCACACCTCGCGCAACTTCGCGGGCTACAACACCAACATCCCCGACCAGTTTCGGATGGATCAGTTCGAGCGCGAGTTCACGGCCAAATGGTTGGGGAAGAACAAACAGCCGCTGCCCCAACTGATTACCGTTATGCTGCCCAACGACCACGGTGCCGGGCCGCGCCCAACGGAGGGCTACCCGTACCTGCATTCGTACATGGCCGACAACGACCTGGCGCTGGGCCGGATGCTGCATTTCCTGTCCCGCACGCCGTACTGGAAAGATATGCTCGTTATCGTGACGGAAGACGACCCGCAGGGGGGCGTCGACCACGTCGATGCGCACCGGTCGCTGCTGATGCTGGCTGGCCCGTATGTCAAGCGGGGATACGTGTCGCACACCCACGCCAACTTCGGCTCGATTCTGAAAGTAATTTACAACCTGCTCAACGTCGACTACGTGAATCAGTACGACGCAACGGCCTCACTGTTACAGGATTTTTTCATCGAACGTCGACCCGGAGATAAACCCGACCTCCGGCCCTACGACGCGGTGCTGCCCGACGTGCGCGTTTTCGACCCGCAGGAAGCCATGAAACCCTACAAAAGCCACACGTTCGACTGGCGTAAAATCCAGCGCGGCCCTGAAATGGACGACCGCGCCGAACAGCGCATCGAGCACTACCGACAGCAGGGCGAGCAGAACCCCTAA
- a CDS encoding class I SAM-dependent methyltransferase → MNPWSDVPYADYERHMSHETVGQLALLNEITGEKVAQRYPQTVAVYGACTGNGFAHFVDAQTVYAVDLNPTYLAICHDRYDPILNKLVLVQADINHENIPIPPGSVDLLICHLFLEYVDLDRAFASFRQVLRPGGLLNVVLQRSNDTGWVSNTGVTTLRPVAAIAKEVPDETLRQHASPDLRFDGLQTYRMPNGKSLISYDFIKAANAPQVDEDENGTDDWLTWDR, encoded by the coding sequence ATGAACCCCTGGAGCGACGTTCCCTATGCTGATTACGAACGGCACATGAGCCACGAAACGGTGGGTCAACTGGCGTTGCTGAACGAGATAACCGGTGAAAAAGTAGCCCAGCGGTACCCGCAGACGGTGGCTGTGTACGGTGCCTGTACGGGGAATGGGTTTGCTCATTTTGTCGATGCGCAGACAGTGTACGCTGTCGACCTTAACCCGACCTACCTCGCTATCTGCCACGACCGATACGACCCGATTCTAAACAAGCTGGTACTGGTACAGGCCGACATCAATCACGAAAACATACCCATCCCGCCCGGCTCGGTCGACCTGCTTATCTGTCATCTTTTTTTGGAATATGTCGACCTAGATAGGGCCTTTGCCAGCTTCCGGCAAGTGCTCCGGCCGGGTGGTCTGCTCAACGTGGTTTTGCAGCGTAGCAACGATACGGGCTGGGTCAGCAATACAGGTGTGACGACGCTCCGGCCCGTAGCCGCCATTGCCAAAGAAGTGCCGGACGAGACGCTGCGGCAACACGCATCGCCGGACCTGCGCTTCGACGGTTTGCAGACGTACCGGATGCCCAACGGCAAAAGCCTGATTTCGTACGATTTCATCAAAGCAGCCAATGCACCCCAAGTTGATGAGGATGAAAACGGTACCGACGATTGGCTTACGTGGGATCGGTAA
- a CDS encoding DUF5690 family protein has product MPQTPRFLQHSTTFTIFGAVAAFCTYACMYAFRKGITAVTFEGMAFAGISYKIWLITAQVLGYAASKRIGVKVVSEMSPGRRALSILLFVGFAELALLGFALVTAPWNIVFLFLNGLPLGMVYGIMLGFLEGRKQTDALVAGLTASFIFASGFVKTVALTIRADWGVSEFWLPFVTGALFVLPLLVSVYALTLLPPPTAEDRVLRTERKPMDADERRAFVRTFGPGLVLLIASYVLLSAFRDFRDNFGPEILRDAGVSNPGIFAKTETLVAVGVLIVMALLQRVTDNFRAFTLLNAIMLLGGALVGVSTWAYTGGLLSTGTWFLLTGLGLYMSYVPCNGLYFERLVASFRYVSTVGFIVTLADWYGYLGSVGVLLYKNFGQGSISYLDFFVNGAYIMAVVYVLLVIGSFIYFRGQYRARTTAQPQESLA; this is encoded by the coding sequence ATGCCGCAAACGCCCCGTTTTCTTCAGCATTCTACTACGTTCACGATTTTCGGGGCTGTCGCTGCGTTCTGTACCTATGCCTGCATGTATGCATTTCGCAAGGGCATTACGGCCGTTACGTTCGAGGGGATGGCGTTTGCAGGGATCAGCTACAAAATCTGGCTCATCACAGCGCAGGTGCTGGGGTACGCAGCGTCTAAACGAATCGGCGTCAAAGTCGTGTCGGAGATGTCGCCCGGACGCCGGGCATTGAGTATTCTGCTCTTCGTTGGCTTTGCCGAACTGGCCCTGCTCGGTTTTGCGCTCGTGACGGCCCCCTGGAATATCGTCTTTCTGTTTCTGAACGGGTTGCCGCTGGGAATGGTCTACGGCATTATGCTCGGCTTTCTGGAAGGCCGCAAACAGACCGATGCCCTCGTCGCGGGGCTGACGGCCTCGTTTATTTTCGCGTCGGGCTTCGTTAAAACCGTCGCCCTGACCATCCGCGCCGACTGGGGTGTTTCCGAGTTCTGGCTACCCTTCGTGACGGGTGCGCTGTTCGTGCTACCTCTGTTGGTGTCGGTATACGCCTTGACGTTGCTGCCCCCACCGACCGCCGAAGACCGCGTCCTCCGTACTGAACGCAAACCAATGGACGCCGACGAACGCCGGGCCTTTGTCCGCACGTTCGGGCCGGGGCTGGTGCTGCTCATCGCGTCGTACGTGCTGCTCTCCGCCTTCCGCGATTTCCGCGATAACTTCGGCCCCGAAATCCTGCGCGACGCGGGCGTGAGCAACCCCGGTATTTTCGCCAAAACCGAAACGCTGGTGGCGGTGGGTGTACTGATCGTGATGGCGCTGCTGCAACGCGTCACCGATAATTTTCGGGCCTTCACACTGTTGAATGCTATCATGCTGCTGGGGGGCGCGCTGGTGGGGGTTAGCACCTGGGCGTACACGGGCGGCCTGCTCTCGACCGGTACCTGGTTTCTGCTGACCGGACTGGGTTTGTACATGAGTTATGTTCCCTGCAACGGCCTGTATTTCGAGCGGTTAGTTGCGTCGTTCCGGTACGTCAGCACCGTCGGCTTCATCGTCACCCTCGCCGATTGGTACGGCTATCTGGGTAGTGTGGGCGTGTTGCTCTACAAAAACTTCGGGCAGGGCAGTATTAGTTATCTGGACTTCTTTGTCAACGGCGCCTACATCATGGCTGTCGTGTATGTCTTGTTGGTTATCGGCTCGTTTATCTATTTCCGTGGGCAATATCGGGCCAGAACAACCGCCCAGCCGCAGGAAAGTCTGGCCTGA
- a CDS encoding molybdopterin cofactor-binding domain-containing protein, with protein MTTASRRNFLKGAAVAGGGLLLGFSWFDSEAAGVIETVSVVGGAASGASTPGVGFNSYLSISPQGVVTILSPNPEVGQGIKTAFPIIVAEELDADWTKVVVEQAPLDTKKFERQVAGGSGSIPHSWTRLRQAGATARQLLLTAAANRWNVPVADCSTTPGYVVHTATNRKLSYGDLATEAAALPVPTNVPLKRPADFKLIGQTVKNVDNPGILTGKPLFGLDVYRDGMLFAMLQRPAFGYTLKSVDSAAAKAMPGIIDVVTFDNNVAVVGKSTWQVKKAKDALKIEWAKTNTTESTADHNRLFRDMLDGNGATVRRKDGDVDAAFKGAAKVVTAEYQCPFLPHNPMEPMNFFAHVRPDGAELIGPTQTPELARNETAKLLGLPPESVTVQLTRMGGGFGRRLKADYALEAVQVSRLVKAPVKVIWSREDDMTGGSYRPAVRYRFDAALDAQGNMIGYKLRGASMNAGNATREDNFPAGAVDNLLIDSVDHKSSITTGPWRAPITNFLAFAEQAFLDEVAQAAGKDPVQFRLDLLDRAKQKPVGAVKYDVDRMKGVIQLAAEKAGWGTKKTVAGKPVVQGFSVYFSHRSYVAQVGEVVMQKDKPVLHKVYSAADCGVVINQSGARQQVTGCIVDGIGHAMYGRLTFKDGIPDQHNYDTYRLIRMNEIPAVEVHFVQNEIDPTGLGEPSLPPAGAAVANALYKATGKRVRSQPFVEDDAFKGVLS; from the coding sequence ATGACGACTGCCAGCCGCCGAAATTTTCTGAAGGGTGCCGCAGTTGCCGGAGGTGGTCTGCTGCTAGGGTTTAGCTGGTTTGACAGCGAAGCCGCCGGAGTTATCGAAACCGTTTCGGTAGTAGGTGGAGCGGCTTCCGGCGCATCCACGCCGGGTGTGGGTTTCAACAGTTATCTGTCGATCAGTCCGCAGGGGGTAGTGACTATCTTGTCGCCGAATCCTGAAGTGGGGCAGGGCATCAAAACGGCCTTTCCAATCATCGTTGCGGAAGAGTTGGATGCCGACTGGACAAAAGTCGTTGTCGAACAGGCTCCGCTCGATACCAAAAAGTTTGAGCGGCAGGTAGCCGGAGGAAGCGGGTCGATTCCGCACTCGTGGACGCGCCTGCGGCAGGCGGGGGCTACGGCCCGGCAACTGTTGCTGACGGCAGCGGCCAACCGCTGGAACGTGCCCGTCGCGGACTGCTCGACTACGCCCGGTTACGTTGTGCATACGGCGACAAACCGCAAACTGAGTTATGGCGATCTGGCGACGGAAGCGGCTGCGCTGCCTGTCCCGACTAATGTTCCGCTCAAGCGCCCGGCCGATTTTAAGCTGATCGGGCAGACCGTTAAGAATGTCGATAACCCCGGTATCCTGACGGGCAAGCCGCTGTTTGGGCTCGACGTGTACCGCGACGGTATGCTGTTTGCCATGCTTCAACGGCCCGCGTTCGGGTACACGCTGAAATCAGTCGATAGTGCGGCTGCGAAAGCCATGCCCGGTATTATAGACGTCGTAACGTTCGACAACAACGTGGCTGTGGTTGGTAAGTCGACCTGGCAGGTGAAGAAAGCCAAGGACGCGCTGAAAATCGAGTGGGCCAAAACGAACACGACCGAAAGCACAGCCGACCACAACCGTCTGTTCCGCGACATGCTCGACGGCAATGGTGCGACGGTTCGCCGGAAAGACGGTGATGTTGATGCGGCTTTCAAGGGAGCGGCTAAAGTAGTTACGGCTGAGTACCAGTGTCCGTTTCTGCCGCACAACCCCATGGAGCCGATGAACTTCTTCGCCCATGTCCGGCCCGACGGTGCTGAACTGATCGGCCCGACGCAAACGCCCGAACTGGCTCGCAACGAAACGGCAAAACTGCTGGGCCTGCCGCCCGAATCGGTAACGGTGCAACTGACCCGGATGGGGGGCGGCTTCGGTCGTCGGCTTAAAGCCGACTACGCGCTGGAAGCGGTTCAGGTGTCGCGTCTGGTGAAAGCGCCGGTCAAAGTGATCTGGTCGCGCGAAGACGATATGACCGGGGGAAGCTACCGTCCGGCTGTGCGCTACCGCTTCGATGCAGCCCTTGATGCACAGGGAAACATGATTGGGTATAAGCTGCGGGGGGCAAGCATGAACGCGGGCAACGCCACGCGGGAAGATAATTTCCCGGCGGGGGCGGTCGATAACCTGCTCATTGATAGTGTCGACCACAAGTCCTCGATTACGACGGGTCCCTGGCGGGCACCGATTACCAACTTCCTGGCGTTTGCCGAACAGGCGTTTCTCGATGAAGTGGCGCAGGCGGCAGGCAAAGACCCCGTACAGTTCCGGCTCGATTTGCTCGACCGGGCCAAACAAAAACCCGTCGGGGCGGTCAAATACGATGTTGATCGAATGAAGGGCGTCATTCAACTGGCCGCGGAAAAAGCGGGCTGGGGTACGAAGAAAACTGTCGCGGGCAAACCCGTCGTGCAGGGCTTCAGCGTGTACTTCTCGCACCGGTCATACGTCGCGCAGGTGGGTGAGGTGGTCATGCAGAAAGATAAACCCGTGCTGCATAAGGTCTATTCGGCCGCCGACTGTGGCGTCGTGATCAATCAAAGCGGAGCGCGGCAGCAGGTAACGGGCTGTATCGTCGACGGTATCGGTCACGCGATGTACGGTCGACTGACGTTCAAGGACGGTATTCCCGACCAGCACAACTACGACACCTACCGCCTGATTCGCATGAACGAAATTCCGGCCGTTGAAGTCCATTTTGTCCAGAACGAAATCGACCCGACTGGGCTGGGCGAACCGTCGCTACCACCCGCCGGAGCCGCCGTTGCCAACGCCCTGTACAAAGCGACTGGCAAGCGCGTTCGCAGCCAGCCGTTTGTGGAAGACGACGCGTTTAAAGGCGTACTGTCGTAG
- a CDS encoding metallophosphoesterase family protein, with protein MNRRDLLKSASLLPLVPTTNELITTLPATARKRSLRFAYIGDTHIFPDKKPMDGVAKCFQNVQEQRDKPAFILHGGDVIMDALKEDRDKVQKQWDAWHSVSKANNSLPIEYCIGNHDIWGFDGAKADPMHGKKWAMDQMQISGRYRSFNKGGWQFIVLDSVQPKADGGWYTGGIDPEQLEWLKGELSKLDKKTPVLIMSHIPIVSVTGFAFATNVKDGNWQIPAGIDLPDASQLITLFYEHPNVKACLSGHMHLLDRAEYNGVSYMCNGAVSGNWWKADTYQQTHAGYALFDLYDDGTIERQYISV; from the coding sequence ATGAACCGTCGCGACTTACTCAAATCGGCATCGCTGCTGCCGCTGGTGCCAACCACCAATGAACTAATCACTACCCTACCAGCCACCGCCCGCAAGCGGAGTCTGCGGTTTGCGTACATCGGAGATACGCACATCTTCCCCGACAAGAAGCCGATGGACGGCGTCGCCAAGTGCTTCCAGAACGTGCAGGAGCAGCGCGACAAACCGGCGTTCATCCTGCACGGTGGCGACGTGATTATGGACGCCCTGAAGGAAGACCGCGACAAGGTGCAGAAGCAGTGGGATGCGTGGCATTCCGTCTCGAAGGCTAACAACAGCCTGCCTATCGAATACTGCATCGGCAACCACGACATCTGGGGCTTCGACGGGGCTAAAGCCGACCCGATGCACGGCAAGAAGTGGGCGATGGATCAGATGCAGATCAGCGGCCGGTATCGCAGCTTCAACAAAGGCGGCTGGCAGTTTATCGTGCTCGACAGCGTACAGCCCAAAGCCGACGGCGGCTGGTACACGGGCGGCATCGACCCCGAACAACTGGAATGGCTCAAGGGCGAACTGTCGAAGCTGGACAAGAAAACGCCGGTGCTCATTATGTCGCACATCCCGATTGTGTCGGTGACGGGCTTTGCCTTTGCCACCAACGTAAAAGACGGCAACTGGCAGATCCCCGCCGGTATTGACCTCCCCGACGCATCGCAACTGATCACGCTGTTTTACGAGCACCCAAACGTGAAAGCCTGCCTGAGCGGCCACATGCACCTGCTCGACCGCGCCGAGTACAACGGGGTGTCGTACATGTGCAACGGAGCCGTGTCGGGCAACTGGTGGAAAGCCGACACCTACCAGCAAACCCACGCCGGTTACGCCCTCTTCGACCTCTACGACGACGGCACCATCGAGCGGCAGTACATTTCGGTTTAA